In Streptomyces sp. NBC_01551, one DNA window encodes the following:
- the nadE gene encoding ammonia-dependent NAD(+) synthetase, protein MSRPASTVLQQEIARELEVSEAFDAQREIERRVAFLTERLTSTGLRSLVLGISGGVDSTTAGRLCQLAVERAREAGHEATFYAMRLPYGVQADERDAQLALGFIQADRVLTVDVKPASDAALEAALAGGTVFRDAHHQDFVQGNIKARQRMIAQYAVAGAHDGLVVGTDHAAEAVSGFFTKFGDGAADLVPLTGLTKRRVRAVADLLGAPAELVWKTPTADLETLAPGKADEDALGVTYDDIDDFLEGKPVDERAFDTIVRRYHLTEHKRRLPIAP, encoded by the coding sequence GTGAGCCGGCCGGCGTCCACCGTTCTGCAGCAGGAGATCGCCCGGGAACTCGAGGTGTCGGAGGCCTTCGACGCCCAGCGGGAGATCGAGCGCCGGGTGGCCTTCCTGACGGAACGGCTCACCTCCACCGGCCTGCGCTCCCTGGTGCTCGGGATCAGCGGGGGAGTGGACTCCACCACGGCGGGACGGCTCTGCCAGCTCGCCGTGGAACGGGCCCGCGAGGCCGGCCACGAGGCGACCTTCTACGCGATGCGGCTGCCCTACGGCGTCCAGGCCGACGAGCGCGACGCCCAGCTCGCCCTGGGCTTCATCCAGGCGGACCGGGTACTGACCGTGGACGTCAAGCCCGCCAGCGACGCCGCGCTGGAGGCCGCGCTCGCAGGCGGCACCGTCTTCCGGGACGCCCACCACCAGGACTTCGTCCAGGGCAACATCAAGGCCCGCCAGCGCATGATCGCCCAGTACGCGGTGGCCGGCGCCCACGACGGCCTGGTCGTCGGCACCGACCACGCGGCCGAGGCGGTCTCCGGCTTCTTCACGAAGTTCGGCGACGGCGCGGCCGACCTGGTCCCCCTCACCGGTCTGACCAAGCGCCGGGTCCGCGCCGTGGCCGACCTCCTGGGAGCCCCGGCCGAACTGGTCTGGAAGACCCCGACGGCCGACCTGGAGACCCTGGCCCCGGGCAAGGCCGACGAAGACGCCCTCGGCGTCACCTACGACGACATCGACGACTTCCTGGAGGGCAAGCCGGTCGACGAGCGCGCCTTCGACACGATCGTCCGCCGCTACCACCTCACGGAGCACAAGCGCCGGCTCCCGATCGCCCCGTAA
- a CDS encoding GNAT family N-acetyltransferase has protein sequence MAKVRAARPDEAEALTGLVRRSKAYWGYGAEFLAACAQELRIRAAEVTARRIVVAEDADGAVLGLASLEGRAPRGELGLLFVEPAAIGRGVGRLLYRDAVRRAAELGFRELVVDSDPHAAGFYRAMGAVPSAEATGSDLVRFEVAPVPLAGWARAWTGGGRAVHVGNVAEFNAQFADASLDREQRAAHHYACLAAFYSPEPAVLVLPGVVPDSWVRRVGRALEWEGPEVYDGLAEGGRALSDAVRARPALAAQVTGAGLPLVPWGRTEPFARLAGLPWRPRDLRYESKSAAHALFGRILDGGGHPGIVLPAQWRADTRRAAVRLLAARARAGQSTVLKSRHGVGGSGTAVVTPERVREAGGARAVLRAFPRGPLLVEEYVAGPAGSDAPRDLTYDGFVDGAGRVHEVGGAVMEVAGAGYRGATVGPGVVPGWAEKSLLAFGEAVGRELAAGGYRGWFDVDFVADAAGRLAPTETNLRLTGPSVAFMVAARLDALRGAGHFVRTVDRVELGARLPEAQLEELCSDLAGRCAALGAVFVPAIPTAAFAPEPWLGVLVAARGVEALDAAEALVRAGALGAVAGFARERWPERPEPPARRWLSRRSRTGRPA, from the coding sequence GCGTACTGGGGGTACGGCGCGGAGTTCCTGGCCGCTTGCGCGCAGGAGTTGCGGATCCGGGCCGCCGAGGTGACGGCCCGGCGGATCGTGGTGGCCGAGGACGCGGACGGGGCGGTGCTCGGCCTCGCGTCCCTGGAGGGCCGCGCGCCCCGGGGCGAGCTCGGGCTGCTGTTCGTGGAACCGGCGGCGATCGGCCGGGGCGTAGGGCGGCTCCTGTACCGGGACGCGGTGCGCCGGGCGGCGGAACTGGGCTTCCGCGAGCTGGTCGTCGACTCGGATCCGCACGCGGCCGGGTTCTACCGGGCGATGGGCGCGGTGCCGTCGGCCGAGGCCACCGGGAGCGACCTCGTCCGGTTCGAGGTGGCGCCCGTCCCGCTGGCCGGCTGGGCGCGGGCGTGGACCGGTGGCGGCCGCGCCGTGCACGTGGGCAACGTCGCGGAGTTCAACGCCCAGTTCGCGGACGCCTCGCTGGACCGGGAGCAGCGGGCCGCGCACCACTACGCCTGCCTGGCCGCGTTCTACAGCCCCGAACCGGCTGTCCTCGTACTGCCCGGGGTGGTGCCGGACAGCTGGGTCCGGCGGGTGGGGCGGGCACTGGAGTGGGAGGGGCCCGAGGTCTACGACGGGCTGGCGGAGGGCGGCCGCGCGTTGTCGGACGCCGTCCGGGCCCGGCCGGCGCTGGCCGCGCAGGTGACGGGGGCCGGGCTGCCCCTCGTACCGTGGGGGCGCACCGAGCCGTTCGCGCGGCTGGCGGGCCTGCCCTGGCGGCCGCGTGACCTGCGCTACGAGTCCAAGTCCGCGGCGCACGCCCTGTTCGGCCGGATCCTCGACGGCGGCGGGCACCCGGGGATCGTCCTCCCCGCGCAGTGGCGGGCCGACACCCGGCGGGCGGCGGTGCGGCTGCTGGCCGCGCGGGCGCGGGCCGGGCAGAGCACGGTGTTGAAGTCGCGCCACGGCGTCGGGGGTTCGGGGACCGCGGTGGTGACGCCCGAGCGGGTCCGGGAGGCGGGAGGGGCCCGGGCGGTGCTGCGCGCCTTCCCGCGCGGGCCGCTGCTGGTGGAGGAGTACGTGGCGGGCCCGGCGGGGTCGGACGCGCCGCGGGACCTGACGTACGACGGGTTCGTGGACGGGGCGGGCCGCGTCCACGAGGTCGGCGGGGCGGTGATGGAGGTGGCCGGGGCCGGGTACCGGGGCGCGACGGTGGGCCCCGGGGTGGTGCCCGGGTGGGCGGAGAAGTCGCTCCTGGCGTTCGGAGAGGCGGTGGGCCGGGAGCTGGCGGCCGGCGGCTACCGGGGCTGGTTCGACGTGGACTTCGTGGCCGACGCGGCGGGGCGGCTCGCGCCGACCGAGACGAACCTGCGCCTGACCGGGCCGTCCGTCGCGTTCATGGTGGCGGCCCGGCTGGACGCGCTGCGGGGCGCGGGGCACTTCGTACGGACGGTGGACCGGGTGGAGCTGGGGGCCAGGCTGCCCGAGGCGCAGCTGGAGGAGCTGTGCTCGGACCTGGCCGGACGCTGCGCCGCGCTCGGGGCGGTGTTCGTGCCGGCGATCCCGACGGCGGCCTTCGCACCGGAGCCCTGGCTGGGCGTGCTGGTGGCCGCGCGCGGCGTGGAAGCGCTGGACGCGGCCGAGGCACTGGTACGGGCAGGGGCCCTCGGGGCCGTGGCGGGGTTCGCGCGGGAGCGGTGGCCGGAGCGGCCGGAGCCGCCCGCCCGGCGGTGGCTCAGTCGTCGAAGTCGAACGGGGAGACCGGCTTGA
- a CDS encoding AMP-binding protein translates to MTQGSESTRSGSRTTDSVLDRFERLARDAPEAYALIAGPASLTYGQLDARANQLAHHLLAAGLPPGGLVALGTARQSELVVALLGILKAGGHGAVVDVESGVGQRQLAHLEPFAVLTHAAHHPRLDDGRGLRFIRLDAEAAAIAAHPADPPAREPGLLALRTLTGGPEPRSVALTHDTLLDAFEGWSEVARLTPADRHLITAGPDATAFATGWTRALCSGGALVLPERGPWTAGAIRRAVETEQVTVVHTDPGGATQLLARDAGAVAARELRKPDAALRHLRLVTVTGDRLFLDEQADLQSRLRAGARVLGVYGLAETAGTGTWFDLAQLPAPQDDPERRALIGTPFPGFRADLRDGQICLTPPGAKDAIPTGDLGVLRPDGLLEFAGRRRDRLTLDTGESFDPHPVEAMIRTHPGIGGAVLRMVRVPGTTRASRLIAYVAPPPGAPSRVPAPDPADSLPELDGLREHLKGRLPGQWVPRELIRMRSLPRNRAGQENRNAMPLPPRLTDPVDVARGRGKGAGKYTSPPADPTVLVLIGIFWGAVAAVAAGFLFFILSKIFWPGATDLAGVPSPWAFLFFVLYLFEGAAFAAGIAFLVWGRAPMRRQGRPPGATTAAHLAAVYLLVAWWPQDNFYRLAAKQDWPVQAALVYTFNIPLMIAGAVVAYYLTLKPVSPFDFDD, encoded by the coding sequence ATGACGCAGGGATCAGAGTCCACCCGCTCCGGCTCACGCACCACCGACAGCGTCCTCGACCGGTTCGAGCGGCTGGCCCGGGACGCCCCGGAGGCCTACGCGCTCATCGCCGGCCCCGCCAGCCTCACCTACGGGCAACTCGACGCGCGCGCAAACCAGTTGGCCCACCATCTGCTCGCCGCCGGACTGCCGCCCGGCGGCCTCGTCGCCCTCGGCACGGCCCGGCAGAGCGAACTCGTCGTCGCCCTCCTCGGCATCCTCAAGGCCGGCGGCCACGGCGCGGTCGTCGACGTCGAATCCGGCGTGGGCCAGCGGCAACTCGCCCACCTGGAGCCCTTCGCCGTGCTCACGCACGCCGCGCACCACCCCCGGCTGGACGACGGCCGCGGCCTGCGCTTCATCCGCCTCGACGCGGAAGCCGCCGCCATCGCCGCCCACCCGGCCGACCCGCCCGCCCGCGAGCCCGGGCTGCTCGCGCTGCGCACGCTCACCGGCGGCCCCGAACCCCGCTCCGTCGCCCTCACCCACGACACACTGCTCGACGCCTTCGAAGGCTGGTCCGAGGTGGCGCGGCTGACCCCGGCCGACCGCCACCTGATCACCGCCGGGCCGGACGCCACCGCCTTCGCCACCGGCTGGACCCGGGCCCTGTGCTCCGGTGGCGCCCTCGTGCTGCCCGAGCGCGGGCCCTGGACGGCCGGCGCGATCCGCCGCGCCGTCGAGACCGAGCAGGTCACCGTCGTCCACACCGATCCCGGCGGCGCCACCCAGCTGCTCGCCCGCGACGCCGGGGCGGTCGCCGCGCGTGAACTGCGCAAGCCCGACGCGGCCCTGAGACACCTGCGGCTGGTCACCGTCACCGGCGACCGCCTCTTCCTCGACGAGCAGGCCGACCTCCAGTCCCGGCTCCGGGCCGGAGCCCGCGTGCTGGGCGTCTACGGACTCGCCGAAACCGCCGGCACCGGCACCTGGTTCGACCTGGCGCAACTGCCCGCCCCGCAGGACGACCCCGAGCGGCGCGCGCTCATCGGTACCCCCTTCCCGGGCTTCCGCGCGGACCTCCGCGACGGCCAGATATGCCTGACCCCGCCCGGCGCCAAGGACGCGATCCCCACCGGGGACCTCGGCGTGCTCCGCCCGGACGGGCTCCTGGAGTTCGCGGGCCGCCGGCGCGACCGGCTCACCCTCGACACCGGCGAGTCCTTCGACCCGCACCCCGTCGAAGCGATGATCCGCACCCACCCGGGCATCGGCGGCGCCGTTCTGCGCATGGTCCGCGTCCCCGGCACCACGCGGGCGTCACGGCTGATCGCCTACGTCGCCCCACCGCCCGGCGCGCCGTCCCGCGTCCCCGCCCCGGACCCGGCGGACTCGCTGCCCGAGCTCGACGGGCTGCGCGAACACCTGAAGGGGAGGCTGCCCGGCCAGTGGGTCCCGCGCGAACTGATCCGGATGCGCTCCCTGCCCCGCAACCGGGCCGGCCAGGAGAACCGCAACGCCATGCCGCTGCCGCCGCGGCTCACCGACCCGGTGGACGTCGCCCGCGGCCGGGGCAAGGGTGCGGGCAAGTACACGAGCCCGCCCGCCGACCCCACGGTCCTCGTGCTGATCGGGATCTTCTGGGGCGCCGTCGCGGCCGTCGCGGCCGGATTCCTCTTCTTCATCCTCTCGAAGATCTTCTGGCCCGGCGCGACCGACCTCGCCGGCGTGCCGAGCCCCTGGGCGTTCCTGTTCTTCGTGCTCTACCTGTTCGAGGGGGCCGCCTTCGCCGCCGGAATCGCGTTCCTCGTGTGGGGCCGCGCCCCGATGCGGCGCCAGGGCCGCCCCCCAGGGGCCACGACGGCCGCGCACCTGGCGGCGGTCTACCTGCTCGTCGCCTGGTGGCCGCAGGACAACTTCTACCGGCTCGCCGCCAAACAGGACTGGCCGGTCCAGGCCGCCCTCGTCTACACCTTCAACATCCCCCTGATGATCGCGGGAGCCGTCGTGGCCTACTACCTCACCCTCAAGCCGGTCTCCCCGTTCGACTTCGACGACTGA
- a CDS encoding VOC family protein yields the protein MDIKLELVAVPVTDVDRAKAFYERVGFNADHDVTVSEDVRFVQLTPPGSACSIALGKGLTRMTPGSLDNMQVVVTDIEEAYADLKGRGIEVTEIIDMPWGSFVYFSDPDGNGWAVQQTKPRGS from the coding sequence ATGGACATCAAGCTGGAGCTGGTAGCCGTCCCGGTCACCGATGTCGACCGGGCAAAGGCCTTCTACGAACGGGTCGGCTTCAATGCCGATCACGACGTGACGGTGAGCGAGGACGTCCGCTTCGTCCAGCTGACCCCGCCCGGGTCGGCCTGCTCGATCGCCCTCGGCAAGGGCCTCACCCGGATGACCCCGGGCTCCCTGGACAACATGCAGGTCGTGGTCACGGACATCGAGGAGGCGTACGCCGACCTCAAGGGGCGGGGCATCGAGGTCACCGAGATCATCGACATGCCCTGGGGCTCGTTCGTCTACTTCTCCGACCCGGACGGCAACGGCTGGGCGGTCCAGCAGACCAAGCCCCGCGGGAGCTAG
- a CDS encoding ABC transporter ATP-binding protein: protein MDMEVTAWTSLHNAINARQGPHPLSRASLRRVAAFARPHRRGLALFLLLSVVTALLAVATPVLASRVVTAIVDGRETGTVTRLALLIAVIAVAEAGIGLVARRLSATLGEGLILDLRTAVFDHVQRMPVAFFTRTRTGALVSRLNNDVIGAQRAFSNTLSGVVANTVTLLLTLAVMLSISWQITVLALVLLPVFVLPARRMGVRMAAMQREAAALNSAMGTQMTERFSAPGATLVKLFGRPADESAEFAARAARVRDIGIRTAMAQSAFITALTLVSALALALVYGLGGYFALRGSLDAGAVVALALLLTRLYAPLTALAGARVEMMSALVSFERVFEVLDLKPLIAQKPDARRVPDGPVTVEFDGVSFGYPSADKVSLASLEEVATLDTRGGTPVLHDVSFRAEPGQMIALVGSSGAGKSTIAQLLPRLYDADAGAVRLGGIDVRDLTAESIRETLGMVTQDGHLFHESVRANLLLARPGADEAEIWEALRRSRLDGLVASLPDGLDTVVGERGYRLSGGERQRLTIARLLLARQRVVILDEATAHLDSTSEAAVQEALAEALSGRTAVVIAHRLSTVQAADLILVVEDGRIVERGTHPELLAAGGRYEELYRTQFAAADGADSAEAAKAAEAAAPGGATRATGA, encoded by the coding sequence ATGGACATGGAAGTCACCGCGTGGACCTCGCTCCACAACGCGATCAACGCCCGGCAGGGCCCGCACCCGCTCTCCCGGGCGAGCCTGCGCCGGGTCGCCGCCTTCGCCCGGCCGCACCGCCGCGGCCTCGCCCTCTTCCTGCTGCTCAGCGTGGTGACCGCGCTCCTGGCGGTGGCCACCCCGGTGCTGGCCAGCCGGGTCGTCACCGCGATCGTCGACGGCCGGGAGACCGGTACGGTGACCCGGCTCGCGCTGCTGATCGCGGTGATCGCGGTCGCCGAGGCGGGGATCGGCCTGGTGGCCCGCAGGCTGTCCGCCACCCTCGGTGAGGGTCTGATCCTGGATCTGCGGACGGCCGTCTTCGACCACGTGCAGCGGATGCCGGTGGCGTTCTTCACCCGGACCCGGACCGGGGCGCTGGTCAGCCGCCTCAACAACGACGTCATCGGCGCGCAGCGGGCCTTCAGCAACACCCTGTCGGGGGTGGTCGCCAACACGGTGACGCTGCTGCTGACGCTCGCCGTGATGCTGAGCATCTCCTGGCAGATCACGGTGCTGGCCCTCGTCCTGCTGCCGGTCTTCGTCCTTCCGGCCCGGCGGATGGGCGTGCGGATGGCCGCGATGCAGCGCGAGGCGGCGGCGCTGAACTCCGCGATGGGGACCCAGATGACGGAGCGGTTCTCGGCGCCGGGCGCCACCTTGGTCAAGCTGTTCGGGCGGCCGGCCGACGAGTCCGCCGAGTTCGCGGCCCGGGCGGCCCGGGTGCGGGACATCGGGATCCGCACGGCGATGGCCCAGTCGGCCTTCATCACCGCGCTCACCCTGGTCTCCGCCCTGGCCCTGGCCCTCGTCTACGGCCTGGGCGGGTACTTCGCCCTGCGCGGCTCCCTGGACGCCGGGGCCGTCGTCGCGCTCGCCCTGCTGCTGACCCGGCTTTACGCGCCGCTGACGGCGCTGGCCGGCGCGCGGGTGGAGATGATGAGCGCGCTGGTGAGCTTCGAGCGGGTCTTCGAGGTCCTCGACCTGAAGCCGCTGATCGCCCAGAAGCCCGACGCGCGGCGGGTGCCGGACGGGCCGGTGACGGTGGAGTTCGACGGGGTCTCCTTCGGCTACCCGTCCGCCGACAAGGTCTCGCTGGCCTCGCTGGAGGAGGTCGCCACGCTGGACACGCGGGGCGGGACGCCGGTGCTGCACGACGTCTCGTTCCGCGCCGAGCCCGGGCAGATGATCGCCCTGGTCGGCTCGTCCGGGGCCGGCAAGTCCACGATCGCCCAGCTGCTGCCGAGGCTGTACGACGCGGACGCGGGCGCGGTCCGGCTGGGCGGGATCGACGTACGGGACCTGACGGCGGAATCCATCCGGGAGACGCTGGGCATGGTGACGCAGGACGGGCACCTGTTCCACGAGTCGGTACGGGCGAACCTGCTGCTGGCCCGGCCCGGGGCGGACGAGGCCGAGATCTGGGAGGCCCTGCGCCGGTCCCGGCTGGACGGCCTCGTGGCCTCGCTGCCGGACGGGCTGGACACGGTGGTCGGCGAGCGCGGGTACCGGCTGTCGGGCGGGGAGCGGCAGCGCCTGACGATCGCCCGGCTGCTGCTGGCCCGGCAGCGGGTGGTGATCCTCGACGAGGCCACCGCCCACCTGGACTCCACCTCCGAGGCGGCGGTGCAGGAGGCGCTGGCCGAGGCGCTCTCCGGCCGGACGGCCGTGGTGATCGCGCACCGGCTGTCGACCGTACAGGCGGCGGATCTGATCCTGGTGGTCGAGGACGGCCGGATCGTGGAGCGGGGCACGCACCCGGAGCTGCTGGCGGCGGGCGGCCGGTACGAGGAGCTGTACCGGACCCAGTTCGCGGCGGCGGACGGGGCCGACAGCGCCGAAGCCGCCAAAGCCGCCGAGGCCGCCGCGCCGGGCGGCGCGACCCGGGCAACGGGAGCATGA